One Staphylococcus ratti DNA segment encodes these proteins:
- a CDS encoding ATP-binding protein, which yields MKRLNSVVIKLWLTILLIVTTVLILLSAALITFMQYYFTQQTENTLFENAKSINHVLEESNDRQSAIRLSDAMLEKNKGMIIVPDFVNHKDKNAIKEKMLDEIKENREFDKVLNNQESVLQHITVNVNGIDRTFVLLGYPSKSYNGQPSAVFIYQDLKSIEDTNNVITIITLITALIFLAITTVFAFFLSTRITNPLRQLKTQAREVARGNYAKRVPVQTKDEIGSLAMTFNKMSRSIQTHIDAITTSKNIRDTLINSMVEGVLGMNHRREIILSNQLATNLLQEMPKALQAKYDAQVNQTFKTQRTEYQEYEINKRFFVIIMSYIERIQPSGESGLVVVMRDMTNEHHMDQVKKDFIASVSHELRTPISLLQGYTESIVDGVVTEPEEIQEFLLIVLDESKRLSRLVNELLNVAKMDAEGITVTKQSQPMYDLIQKMATKYKQETHDLGLTLAFQRDGVMKQNWHYDFDRMEQVLTNLVDNAARHTQPGDTITIAASETPTDYILTVSDTGVGIAPEHLENVFDRFYKVDASRKRGKQGTGLGLFITRMIVDAHGGHISVESTVNVGTQFSIKLPKSHNDDG from the coding sequence ATGAAACGCCTAAATAGTGTCGTAATTAAACTGTGGTTAACTATTTTATTAATAGTAACGACAGTTTTAATTTTATTAAGTGCAGCGCTCATCACATTTATGCAATATTATTTCACGCAACAAACAGAAAACACTTTATTTGAAAATGCTAAAAGTATCAATCATGTATTAGAAGAAAGTAACGATAGGCAAAGCGCAATTCGTCTCAGTGATGCTATGTTAGAAAAAAACAAAGGTATGATAATTGTTCCGGATTTCGTAAATCACAAAGACAAAAATGCTATAAAAGAAAAAATGCTCGATGAAATTAAAGAAAATAGAGAATTTGATAAGGTACTGAACAATCAAGAATCTGTGCTTCAACATATTACAGTCAATGTTAATGGCATTGATCGCACTTTTGTACTGTTAGGTTATCCATCTAAATCATACAACGGTCAACCTTCTGCTGTTTTTATTTATCAAGATTTAAAAAGTATTGAAGATACAAATAATGTCATTACAATCATTACATTAATTACAGCACTCATATTTTTGGCAATAACGACTGTATTTGCTTTCTTCTTATCAACACGAATTACCAACCCATTGAGACAACTTAAAACGCAAGCAAGAGAAGTAGCACGGGGGAATTATGCTAAAAGAGTACCTGTACAAACAAAAGATGAAATTGGTTCACTTGCAATGACCTTCAATAAAATGAGTAGAAGTATTCAAACACATATAGATGCGATTACGACATCTAAAAACATACGTGATACACTTATCAATTCGATGGTGGAAGGGGTATTAGGAATGAACCACCGTCGTGAAATCATTTTATCTAATCAACTTGCGACAAATTTGCTACAAGAAATGCCAAAAGCACTTCAAGCTAAATATGACGCTCAAGTGAATCAAACTTTTAAAACGCAACGTACTGAATATCAAGAATACGAAATAAACAAACGTTTTTTTGTCATAATTATGAGTTATATTGAACGTATTCAACCTTCTGGAGAAAGCGGACTTGTCGTAGTAATGCGCGATATGACAAATGAGCACCATATGGATCAAGTAAAAAAAGATTTTATTGCCAGTGTGTCTCATGAATTGCGTACGCCAATTTCGTTATTACAAGGTTATACCGAGTCTATCGTAGATGGTGTGGTTACTGAACCAGAAGAAATTCAAGAATTTTTACTGATCGTTTTAGATGAGTCAAAACGCTTATCCCGTTTAGTCAATGAATTGTTAAATGTTGCTAAAATGGATGCAGAAGGTATTACAGTTACGAAGCAATCGCAACCTATGTATGATTTAATCCAAAAAATGGCAACGAAGTATAAACAAGAAACACACGATTTAGGTTTAACACTTGCGTTTCAACGCGATGGGGTAATGAAGCAAAATTGGCATTATGATTTTGATCGTATGGAACAGGTGCTAACGAATTTAGTGGATAATGCAGCACGTCATACACAGCCTGGAGATACAATTACAATAGCCGCTTCCGAAACACCTACAGATTATATTTTAACCGTGTCAGATACCGGCGTAGGTATAGCACCCGAACATTTAGAAAATGTGTTCGATCGCTTTTATAAAGTAGATGCTTCACGCAAACGTGGTAAGCAAGGTACTGGACTAGGACTCTTTATTACGCGCATGATTGTCGATGCACATGGCGGTCATATTTCTGTTGAAAGCACCGTA
- the scpB gene encoding SMC-Scp complex subunit ScpB produces MTLNPNEIMTAILHTVGEDGIERNQLKTILDVDTPTLETLIEQFDIAGLHLQQFGDTLVLTTVEEAEPYIEALIVNKGTTKLSQAAMEVLAIIAYNQPMTRNDIEMIRGINSDGPVKTLIAKGLIEPKQYPETRGQQLYTTDLFLNVFGLENLEGLPTTDEDEEEIENFFSELVNQKGATQ; encoded by the coding sequence ATGACGTTAAATCCTAATGAAATCATGACTGCCATTTTACATACTGTAGGTGAAGATGGTATCGAACGCAACCAACTCAAAACAATTTTAGACGTCGACACGCCAACATTAGAAACGTTAATCGAGCAATTTGACATTGCAGGGTTGCACTTACAACAATTTGGTGACACACTTGTTTTAACTACAGTGGAAGAAGCAGAGCCTTATATCGAAGCACTGATCGTCAACAAAGGAACCACTAAATTATCACAAGCAGCAATGGAAGTTCTAGCAATTATTGCATATAATCAACCTATGACTCGAAATGACATTGAAATGATTCGTGGCATCAACTCTGATGGACCAGTTAAAACTTTAATTGCTAAAGGGTTAATCGAGCCCAAACAATATCCTGAAACTCGTGGCCAACAACTTTATACGACAGACTTATTCTTAAATGTCTTTGGCTTAGAAAATTTAGAAGGTTTACCTACAACGGACGAAGATGAAGAAGAAATTGAAAACTTCTTCAGCGAGCTCGTCAATCAGAAAGGAGCAACACAATGA
- a CDS encoding DUF309 domain-containing protein: MHLHKQLVEFYVQFHQEQHYFLCHDILEEAWKAQNEFSKHDPVVSLILVATGCYHYRRGNFKGAHRSFKKALKTLQRFDSTVYSQLGLQYHLFQQEVSQLILDAESEIPFSPIMLPLTDEMTEEILKYYPHYRPTTTINAAPFILHHHKLRDRAEVIAARAQAQYNKKR; encoded by the coding sequence ATGCATTTGCATAAGCAATTGGTTGAATTTTATGTACAATTTCATCAAGAACAGCACTATTTTTTATGCCATGATATTTTAGAAGAAGCTTGGAAGGCACAAAATGAATTTTCTAAGCATGATCCCGTCGTATCGTTGATTTTAGTAGCTACAGGATGTTATCACTATCGAAGAGGGAATTTTAAAGGTGCACATCGTTCGTTTAAAAAGGCTTTAAAAACGCTACAACGTTTTGATTCAACAGTATACAGTCAGCTAGGATTGCAATATCACTTATTTCAACAAGAAGTCAGCCAGTTGATTTTAGATGCAGAAAGCGAAATCCCATTTTCGCCAATTATGCTACCATTGACAGACGAAATGACGGAGGAAATTTTAAAATATTATCCACATTATCGCCCAACAACAACGATTAACGCCGCGCCTTTTATTTTACATCATCATAAATTACGTGATCGTGCTGAAGTGATTGCCGCGAGAGCCCAAGCACAGTACAATAAAAAACGTTAG
- a CDS encoding pseudouridine synthase, with protein MTQQLERLQKRIANSGYTSRRKAETLILEGKVTVNGKVVTELGTKVSPSDEVSVEGIPLELEDKLYILFYKPAQVITSVSDDRGRRVVTDYFDDLETRIYPVGRLDYDTSGLLLLTNDGEFTNLMTHPRYKIPKTYIAKIEGYILREQVRALENGIELEDGLTHPAQVKVKKQDKAKNTSLIEITIHEGRNRQVRRMFEHFGFKVTKLSRISFGPLDLKGLGAGEGRVLSPHEVKTLRQLASKGSTK; from the coding sequence ATGACACAACAATTAGAGCGATTGCAAAAACGCATCGCCAATAGTGGCTATACATCAAGACGAAAAGCAGAAACTTTAATTTTAGAAGGTAAAGTAACCGTCAATGGTAAGGTAGTCACTGAATTAGGAACAAAAGTAAGCCCTTCAGATGAAGTAAGTGTAGAAGGTATTCCTTTAGAACTAGAAGACAAACTTTACATTTTATTTTATAAACCTGCACAAGTGATTACAAGCGTCTCAGATGACCGTGGAAGAAGGGTTGTAACAGATTATTTTGATGATTTAGAAACACGCATTTATCCTGTCGGACGTTTAGATTATGATACTTCTGGCTTGTTACTATTAACAAATGATGGTGAATTCACCAATCTTATGACGCATCCAAGATACAAAATCCCTAAAACATATATTGCTAAAATTGAAGGCTATATTTTACGCGAACAGGTAAGAGCATTAGAAAATGGTATAGAGCTGGAAGATGGCCTTACACATCCTGCACAAGTTAAAGTAAAAAAACAAGATAAGGCAAAAAATACGTCATTAATTGAAATCACCATTCATGAAGGACGCAATAGACAAGTGCGACGTATGTTCGAACATTTCGGTTTTAAAGTCACTAAATTATCTCGCATTTCTTTTGGTCCTCTTGATTTGAAAGGACTTGGCGCCGGTGAAGGTCGTGTGTTATCGCCGCATGAAGTAAAAACGTTACGTCAACTTGCTAGTAAAGGTTCAACTAAATAA
- a CDS encoding segregation and condensation protein A — MYEVKLDAFNGPLDLLLHLIKEFEIDIYDIPMKALTKQYMQYIHAMNQLEINVASEYLVVASELLMIKSRMLLPDINQIDDTDEDPREELVEKLIEYQNFKAYAELLNDKKEARARLYTKTPSDLSHYEKSERMSDDTTIDLTELIVAYQKMKTRVALKKPTRVQIKKETYTIQQSTAHIHQKLQQQSSITFFELFTFNETIEHVVTHFLALLEMAKTGIIQIQQTEAFHNFDITKGVNYDVKS; from the coding sequence ATGTATGAAGTAAAATTGGACGCTTTTAACGGACCATTAGACTTATTACTCCATTTAATCAAGGAATTCGAAATAGATATTTATGATATCCCTATGAAAGCTTTAACAAAACAATATATGCAATATATTCACGCTATGAACCAACTCGAAATCAATGTGGCTAGTGAGTATTTAGTTGTAGCTTCCGAACTTCTTATGATTAAAAGTCGTATGTTACTCCCAGATATTAATCAAATCGATGATACTGATGAAGATCCCCGAGAGGAACTTGTTGAAAAACTAATAGAATACCAAAATTTTAAGGCGTACGCTGAGTTATTAAATGATAAAAAAGAAGCACGGGCACGCCTCTATACAAAAACACCTTCTGATTTATCGCATTATGAAAAATCAGAACGTATGTCCGATGATACTACAATAGATTTGACCGAACTGATTGTCGCATATCAAAAGATGAAAACACGTGTAGCTTTGAAAAAACCGACACGTGTTCAAATAAAAAAAGAAACGTATACCATTCAACAATCGACTGCTCATATCCACCAAAAGTTACAACAGCAATCATCCATTACGTTTTTTGAATTATTTACTTTTAATGAAACAATAGAACACGTCGTCACACATTTTCTCGCGTTACTTGAAATGGCGAAAACAGGGATTATTCAAATCCAACAAACGGAAGCCTTTCATAACTTTGATATTACGAAAGGAGTCAATTATGACGTTAAATCCTAA
- a CDS encoding response regulator — protein MTNEILVVDDEERIRKLLKIYLEREGYDVVEAIDGEEALQLAQTHDYACILLDLMLPKRDGIEVATTLRETKETPIIMLTAKGEENNRVEGFESGADDYIVKPFSPREVVLRVKALLRRTQTHATEHNEPHARDIISFKHLVIDNDAHKVLADETPVNLTPKEYELLIYLAKTPNKVFDREQLLKEVWHYEFYGDLRTVDTHVKRLREKLNRVSSDAAQMIQTVWGVGYKFEVNEQNETPK, from the coding sequence ATGACTAACGAGATTTTAGTCGTGGATGATGAAGAACGTATTAGAAAACTATTAAAGATATATCTTGAACGAGAAGGCTATGACGTTGTAGAAGCTATAGATGGAGAAGAAGCGCTTCAGTTAGCTCAAACGCACGATTATGCATGTATTTTATTAGATTTAATGTTACCTAAACGAGATGGCATTGAAGTAGCAACAACATTACGCGAAACCAAAGAAACCCCTATCATTATGTTAACTGCAAAAGGTGAAGAAAATAACCGCGTTGAAGGCTTTGAATCTGGCGCTGATGATTACATTGTCAAGCCATTTTCACCAAGAGAAGTTGTGTTGCGAGTGAAGGCATTACTTCGCCGTACTCAAACTCATGCTACAGAACATAACGAGCCACACGCACGAGATATCATTTCTTTCAAACATCTCGTTATCGATAATGATGCGCATAAAGTTTTAGCAGACGAAACGCCAGTCAATTTAACACCTAAAGAATATGAACTCTTAATTTATCTTGCTAAAACACCAAATAAAGTGTTTGATCGCGAACAACTTTTAAAAGAAGTTTGGCACTACGAATTTTATGGCGATTTAAGAACTGTAGATACACACGTCAAGCGTTTGCGTGAAAAGCTTAACCGTGTATCAAGCGATGCTGCGCAAATGATTCAAACTGTATGGGGTGTTGGCTATAAATTCGAAGTCAACGAACAAAATGAAACGCCTAAATAG